The Desulfomicrobium orale DSM 12838 genome includes a window with the following:
- a CDS encoding RHS repeat domain-containing protein, whose product MRRVDPAGTVTAYAYDASGNLLKMTEAQGTNLERNSTFTYDARGNQLTATRGRAVTRMEYDEWDNPVRQVDAAGVETRFTYDALGRELTRTRAGAVWKREYGTDGRVANSTDPLGAVTRFFYDAGGNPVKTVDPTGNATEAGYDPAGRMMNATDALGEVTRFTYDSQGRPASRTDAAGQRMEYAYTPRGDLARTQDPAGVVSMTYDAPGKGCSSCGGSAAGRPVRVNYPTFSRLFAYDGLGRTVRETDVFGPKNETRGASYVYDRAGRLAEKRKWAHDPDLTHRVTKYAYDRLGRLVRETDNLGQATNYGYDTWDNLLALTDAKGQVTRFAHDAAGRTVSETRPLGGTTRYTYNATTGLLAEKLDARGVKTAYAYDQMGRVVGVDAYAGGRTEPGRRVRLAYDQMGRLVFHTDGQTAGAFTYDALGRKLTETVDYGSFNKTNTYAWQANGQPAAFTGPDGLARTYAYDTAGRLTAMSVGTGMVTLDDFTWTAPGTMTLPGGTRRCFGYDGLLRVTSINATSPADALIQNYSYTYDDAGNIRKKDTEHGAYAYSYDKLDRLIRSDNPVLTDEAFTYDQVGNRLSSADVSGGWLYNENNELLQAGNRAEYKYDAAGNLVEKKTPERTLLFEYDLDNHLSRVADGNNATVASYGYDFLRRRIWKDVRGVKTFYHYSDSGLVAEMDSNGNTLKSYGYRPGSPWGTDLLFMRENGKNYWYLNDHLGTPQQIVAENGGVVWKAQYQVFGKAEISNDSTVTNNLRFPGQYYDEETGMHYNWNRYYDPESGRYSQTDPIGLLGGLHLYTYVTNKPSSRIDPQGLEFGDFHYYRNWGGPGWTGRRWTSWNKMTEEEQKFWKTVYDKGFREPTFDEKKRGYPTDLQDYAYMRHDICYGEARMRHADCPQTVLRKALNQCDTDLINDLLKLGFSGHDISFKLHKVGSLVAFPAQKSWRNNQDEWEYYYEHGERIPGHEGARGLGLTFRF is encoded by the coding sequence GTGCGCCGCGTGGACCCCGCCGGAACGGTCACCGCGTACGCCTATGACGCTTCCGGAAATCTGCTGAAGATGACCGAGGCCCAGGGCACGAACCTGGAACGCAACAGCACCTTCACCTACGACGCCCGGGGCAACCAGCTCACGGCCACACGCGGCAGGGCCGTGACGCGCATGGAATACGACGAGTGGGACAATCCGGTCCGCCAGGTGGACGCCGCAGGCGTGGAGACCCGCTTCACCTACGACGCCCTGGGCCGGGAACTGACCCGCACGCGCGCCGGAGCCGTGTGGAAGCGCGAGTACGGCACGGACGGACGTGTGGCCAACTCAACGGACCCGCTGGGCGCGGTGACCCGCTTTTTCTACGACGCGGGCGGGAATCCGGTGAAGACCGTTGACCCCACGGGCAATGCCACGGAAGCGGGCTACGACCCGGCCGGCCGCATGATGAACGCCACCGATGCTCTGGGCGAAGTGACCCGCTTCACCTACGACAGTCAGGGACGCCCGGCCTCCCGCACGGACGCCGCCGGTCAGCGGATGGAATATGCCTACACCCCGCGCGGGGACCTGGCCCGGACACAGGATCCCGCCGGGGTCGTGAGCATGACCTACGACGCCCCGGGCAAAGGGTGCTCCAGTTGCGGCGGCAGTGCCGCGGGCAGACCCGTGCGCGTGAACTACCCCACCTTCTCGCGGCTCTTCGCCTATGACGGACTGGGCCGCACGGTCCGCGAAACCGATGTCTTCGGCCCCAAAAACGAGACCCGCGGCGCAAGCTATGTCTACGACAGGGCCGGGCGGCTGGCTGAGAAACGCAAATGGGCGCACGATCCGGACCTGACGCACCGCGTCACGAAATACGCCTACGACAGGCTGGGACGGCTGGTGCGGGAAACCGACAATCTGGGCCAGGCCACGAACTATGGCTACGACACCTGGGACAACCTGCTGGCCCTGACCGACGCCAAGGGGCAGGTCACGCGCTTTGCCCACGACGCCGCCGGACGCACCGTGTCCGAGACCCGGCCTCTGGGCGGAACCACGCGCTATACCTACAACGCCACCACCGGGCTGCTGGCCGAAAAGCTGGACGCCCGGGGCGTGAAGACGGCCTACGCCTACGACCAGATGGGCCGCGTGGTGGGCGTGGACGCTTATGCCGGCGGGCGGACAGAGCCCGGCCGCAGGGTGCGCCTTGCCTACGACCAGATGGGACGGCTGGTGTTCCATACCGATGGTCAAACCGCCGGAGCCTTCACTTATGACGCCCTGGGCCGCAAGCTCACGGAAACCGTGGACTACGGCTCCTTCAACAAGACGAATACCTATGCCTGGCAGGCCAACGGGCAGCCCGCCGCATTCACCGGCCCCGACGGTCTGGCCCGGACCTATGCCTACGACACGGCCGGGCGGCTCACGGCCATGAGCGTGGGTACGGGCATGGTCACTCTGGACGACTTCACCTGGACCGCGCCGGGCACCATGACCCTGCCCGGCGGAACCAGACGCTGCTTCGGATATGACGGGCTCCTGCGCGTGACCAGTATCAACGCCACCAGCCCGGCCGATGCCCTGATCCAGAACTACAGCTATACATACGATGACGCGGGAAATATCCGGAAAAAGGATACCGAGCACGGGGCCTACGCCTACAGCTATGACAAGCTGGACCGGCTCATCCGCTCCGACAACCCCGTCCTGACAGATGAAGCCTTCACCTATGACCAGGTGGGGAACCGCCTGTCTTCGGCGGATGTGTCCGGCGGCTGGCTGTATAACGAGAACAACGAACTGCTCCAGGCCGGGAACAGGGCGGAATATAAATACGACGCCGCCGGGAATCTGGTGGAAAAGAAAACACCAGAAAGAACACTGCTCTTTGAATACGATCTGGATAACCATCTCTCACGTGTTGCGGACGGCAACAACGCCACAGTTGCGTCCTATGGATACGACTTCCTGCGCCGCAGAATCTGGAAAGATGTGCGTGGAGTGAAAACCTTCTATCACTATTCCGACAGCGGCCTTGTGGCCGAGATGGACTCCAATGGAAATACATTAAAGAGTTATGGATACAGACCCGGCTCTCCCTGGGGAACAGACCTGCTGTTCATGCGGGAGAATGGGAAAAACTATTGGTATCTGAATGACCATCTGGGAACGCCTCAGCAAATTGTGGCTGAAAACGGCGGCGTGGTCTGGAAGGCGCAGTATCAGGTGTTTGGTAAGGCGGAAATTTCAAATGATTCTACAGTCACCAATAACCTGCGCTTTCCGGGACAGTATTATGATGAAGAAACTGGCATGCACTATAACTGGAACAGATATTATGATCCAGAGAGTGGGAGATATAGCCAGACTGACCCGATTGGATTGCTTGGTGGATTGCATCTATACACTTACGTTACAAATAAACCCAGTTCTCGCATTGATCCACAAGGATTAGAATTCGGTGATTTTCATTACTATAGAAACTGGGGTGGTCCAGGGTGGACTGGTAGGAGATGGACTTCTTGGAATAAAATGACTGAAGAAGAGCAGAAATTCTGGAAAACTGTATATGATAAAGGATTTCGTGAGCCTACCTTTGATGAAAAGAAACGAGGATATCCTACAGATCTTCAGGATTATGCGTATATGCGGCATGACATATGTTATGGAGAAGCCAGGATGAGGCATGCAGATTGCCCCCAAACTGTCCTCAGAAAAGCACTGAACCAATGCGATACGGACTTAATAAACGATCTCCTGAAGCTTGGTTTTTCAGGTCACGATATCTCATTTAAATTACATAAAGTTGGCTCGCTTGTCGCTTTTCCTGCTCAGAAATCCTGGAGAAACAATCAGGATGAATGGGAATATTATTATGAACACGGAGAGCGGATTCCAGGTCACGAGGGGGCAAGAGGGCTTGGACTCACATTTAGATTTTGA
- a CDS encoding RHS repeat domain-containing protein, producing MSDHLGTPQIVVAENGGVVWKAQYQVFGKAEVSSDATVTNNLRFPGQYFDEETGLHYNWNRYYDPESGRYSQTDPIGFEGRVNFYSYVENRPNSLIDPQGLEFGAFHYYKNWGGPGWTGGRWTSWDKMTEEERKNWRAVFQRGFINPTSEQKKEGYPVDLQDYAYMRHDICYGDARMRHADCPQTVLRKALNQCDTDLINDLLKLGFSGHDISFKLHKVGSLIAFPAQKSWRNNQDEWEYYYEYGERVPGYEGPRGIGFTFRF from the coding sequence TTGAGTGATCATCTGGGAACACCGCAGATTGTTGTGGCGGAGAATGGTGGCGTTGTCTGGAAGGCGCAGTACCAGGTGTTTGGCAAGGCGGAAGTGTCTTCAGATGCTACTGTTACCAACAATTTACGCTTCCCCGGACAATACTTCGATGAAGAAACCGGCCTGCACTATAACTGGAACAGATATTATGATCCGGAGAGTGGCAGGTATAGCCAGACTGATCCGATTGGGTTTGAAGGTAGAGTAAATTTTTATTCCTATGTTGAGAATAGGCCTAATTCTCTCATTGATCCACAAGGATTAGAATTCGGTGCTTTTCATTACTATAAAAACTGGGGTGGCCCAGGATGGACTGGTGGGAGATGGACTTCTTGGGATAAGATGACGGAGGAAGAGCGGAAGAATTGGCGGGCAGTTTTCCAGAGAGGTTTTATAAACCCAACTTCAGAACAAAAAAAAGAAGGATATCCTGTTGATCTTCAGGATTATGCATATATGCGTCATGATATATGTTATGGAGACGCAAGGATGAGGCATGCAGATTGCCCCCAAACTGTCCTCAGAAAAGCACTGAACCAATGCGATACGGACTTGATAAACGATCTCCTGAAGCTTGGTTTTTCAGGTCACGATATCTCATTTAAATTACATAAAGTTGGGTCGCTTATAGCTTTTCCTGCTCAGAAATCCTGGAGGAACAATCAGGATGAATGGGAATATTATTATGAATATGGAGAACGGGTTCCAGGTTACGAGGGGCCAAGGGGAATTGGATTCACATTTAGGTTTTGA
- a CDS encoding IS4 family transposase: protein MCGKRNHHNILPHKEILDLSHHNTLFSQTLSLIPRHVFQKLERRHKTGRSSRQFGFKEQFTVMAFIQLAARRSMRDGLRCLEAAGNRLYHWGLKNVARSTFADANNSRPVGFFKDLFAEMYGLCAAKAPKHKFRFKSKLFSLDATTIKLCLSLFPWASFRQAKGGVKVHTLLDHDGHIPAFATVTDAKTHESRIAQAMELPRGSIVVFDKGFISYPWFRILGAKGVFFVTRLKRNAVFKLLERRLVNRKTGVTSDHIIEVSSRGKSLRLRRIGYRDQETGKHYEFLTNHFRLSAKTIADIYKDRWQIELFFKEIKQNLRIKTFVGNSENAVLIQIYTALTVYLLLAYQKFLSRLGLSVQQLFQLIQLNLLGEASLDELLNPRRRKFDNSYNFKLLDYIA, encoded by the coding sequence ATGTGTGGTAAAAGAAATCACCACAACATCTTGCCACACAAGGAGATTCTGGACTTGAGTCACCATAATACACTATTCTCCCAGACGCTATCTCTGATTCCCAGACATGTTTTTCAGAAACTCGAAAGACGGCACAAAACCGGGCGCTCGTCGCGTCAATTCGGTTTCAAGGAGCAGTTCACGGTCATGGCCTTCATCCAGCTTGCCGCAAGACGTTCCATGCGCGATGGCCTGCGCTGCCTTGAGGCTGCGGGAAACCGCCTGTATCACTGGGGACTGAAAAACGTGGCCCGCTCGACCTTTGCTGACGCGAACAATTCTCGCCCCGTAGGCTTTTTCAAGGATCTGTTCGCCGAGATGTACGGCCTGTGCGCCGCAAAAGCCCCGAAGCACAAATTCCGTTTCAAATCCAAATTGTTCAGTCTGGACGCCACCACCATAAAGCTTTGCCTGTCGCTTTTTCCCTGGGCCTCGTTTCGGCAGGCCAAGGGCGGCGTCAAAGTACATACCTTGCTGGATCACGATGGCCATATCCCGGCTTTCGCAACCGTCACCGACGCCAAAACCCATGAAAGCCGCATAGCTCAGGCTATGGAGTTGCCCAGGGGCTCCATCGTGGTCTTTGACAAGGGCTTCATCAGCTATCCCTGGTTTCGGATCCTCGGGGCAAAGGGTGTCTTTTTTGTGACCCGGCTCAAGCGCAACGCCGTTTTCAAACTCCTGGAGCGCCGCCTCGTGAATCGCAAGACCGGCGTTACTTCCGATCACATCATTGAAGTCTCCAGCCGGGGAAAATCCTTACGCTTGCGCCGTATCGGCTATCGTGACCAGGAAACCGGGAAACACTACGAATTTTTGACCAACCATTTCCGGCTTTCGGCGAAAACCATCGCCGACATCTATAAAGACCGCTGGCAAATCGAGCTCTTCTTCAAGGAAATCAAACAAAATTTGCGCATAAAGACCTTCGTCGGCAACTCGGAAAATGCGGTTCTGATCCAGATTTACACGGCCCTGACGGTTTACCTGCTCCTCGCGTACCAGAAATTCCTCAGCCGTCTCGGACTCTCCGTACAGCAACTCTTCCAGCTCATTCAACTCAACCTGCTCGGCGAGGCCTCCTTGGATGAACTCCTGAATCCCAGACGACGAAAATTCGATAATTCATATAACTTCAAACTGTTAGATTACATCGCTTAG
- a CDS encoding RHS repeat domain-containing protein yields MFGQLVRQVDAAGVETRFTYDALGRELTRTRAGAVWKREYGTDGRVANSTDPLGAVTRFFYDAGGNPVKTVDPTGNVTEAGYDPAGRMMNATDALGGVTRFTYDSQGRPASRTDAAGQRMEYAYTPRGDLARTQDPAGAVSMTYDAPGGGCSSCGGSAAGRPVRVDYPTFSRLFAYDGLGRTVRETDVFGPKNETRGASYVYDKAGRLAEKREWAHDPDLTHRVTKYTYDRLGRLVRETDNLG; encoded by the coding sequence GTGTTCGGCCAGTTGGTCCGCCAGGTGGACGCCGCGGGCGTGGAAACCCGCTTCACCTACGACGCCCTGGGCCGGGAACTGACCCGCACGCGCGCCGGAGCCGTGTGGAAGCGCGAGTACGGCACGGACGGACGCGTGGCCAACTCGACGGACCCGCTGGGCGCGGTGACCCGCTTTTTCTACGACGCGGGCGGGAATCCGGTGAAGACCGTTGACCCCACGGGCAATGTCACGGAAGCGGGCTACGATCCGGCCGGCCGCATGATGAACGCCACCGACGCCCTGGGCGGGGTGACCCGCTTCACCTACGACAGTCAGGGACGCCCGGCCTCCCGCACGGACGCCGCCGGTCAGCGGATGGAATATGCCTACACCCCGCGCGGCGACCTGGCCCGGACACAGGACCCCGCCGGGGCTGTGAGCATGACCTACGACGCCCCGGGTGGAGGCTGCTCCAGTTGCGGCGGCAGTGCCGCGGGCAGACCCGTGCGCGTGGACTACCCCACCTTCTCGCGGCTCTTCGCCTATGACGGGCTGGGACGCACGGTCCGCGAAACCGATGTCTTCGGTCCTAAAAACGAGACCCGCGGCGCAAGCTATGTCTACGACAAGGCCGGGCGGCTGGCTGAGAAACGCGAATGGGCGCACGATCCGGACCTGACGCACCGCGTCACGAAATACACCTACGACAGGCTGGGACGGCTGGTGCGGGAAACTGACAATCTGGGCTAG
- a CDS encoding RHS repeat-associated core domain-containing protein, which produces MFGQLVRQVDAAGVETRFTYDALGRELTRTRAGAVWKREYGTAGRVANSTDPLGGVTRFTYDSQGRLASRTDAAGQRMEYAYTPRGDLARTQDPAGTVSMTYDAPGKGCSSCGGSAAGRPVRVDYPTFSRLFAYDGLGRTVRETDVFGPKNETRGVNYVYDRAGRLAEKREWAHDPDLTHRVTKYAYDQLGRLVRETDNLGQATNYGYDAWDNLLALTDAKGQVTRFTHDDAGRTVSETRPLGGTTRYTYNATTGLLAEKLDARGVKTAYAYDLLGRVVGVDAYAGGRTEPGRRVRLAYDQMGRLVFHTDGQTAGAFTYDALGRKLTETVDYGSFNRTNTYAWQANGQPAAFTGPDGLARTYAYDTAGRLTAMSVGTGMVTLDDFTWTAPGTMTLPGGTRRRFGYDGLLRVTNINATSPADALIQSYNYTYDDAGNIRKKDTEHGAYAYSYDKLDRLIRSDNPVLTDEAFTYDQVGNRLSSADVSGGWLYNGNNELLQAGNRAEYKYDAAGNLVEKKTPERTLLFEYDLDNHLSRVADGNNATVASYGYDFLRRRIWKDVRGVKTFYHYSDSGLVAEMDASGNVRKSYGYRPDSPWGTDPLFVRENGKNYWFLNDHLGTPQQIVAENGGVVWKAQYQVFGKAEIDGSSTLTNNLRFPGQYYDEETCLHYNWNRYYDPESGRYSQTDPIGFEGGDINLYGYCLQNSNIFMDPEGNYIVAIPIAVPIAIKVLTKAAIFTVKVIGTIIVAKTISDSLDKECDDDLCEELNRIVQLAKKDLHRFGKGNAACKIGMSLEELRSRRDAWLNLAIARAQRDARCWEGGDYGHQQAQADAWNHVGKCQALMEGR; this is translated from the coding sequence GTGTTCGGCCAGTTGGTCCGCCAGGTGGACGCCGCGGGCGTGGAAACCCGCTTCACCTACGACGCCCTGGGCCGGGAACTGACCCGCACGCGCGCCGGAGCCGTGTGGAAGCGCGAGTACGGCACGGCCGGACGTGTGGCCAATTCAACGGACCCGCTGGGCGGGGTGACCCGCTTCACCTACGACAGTCAGGGACGCCTGGCCTCCCGCACGGACGCCGCCGGTCAGCGGATGGAATATGCCTACACCCCGCGCGGCGACCTGGCCCGGACACAGGACCCCGCCGGGACCGTGAGCATGACCTACGACGCCCCGGGCAAAGGGTGCTCCAGTTGCGGCGGCAGTGCCGCGGGCAGACCCGTGCGCGTGGACTACCCCACCTTCTCGCGGCTCTTCGCCTATGACGGGCTGGGACGCACGGTCCGCGAAACCGATGTCTTCGGCCCCAAAAACGAGACCCGCGGCGTAAACTATGTCTACGACAGGGCCGGGCGGCTGGCTGAGAAACGCGAATGGGCGCACGATCCGGACCTGACGCACCGCGTCACGAAATACGCCTACGACCAGCTGGGACGGCTGGTGCGGGAAACCGACAATCTGGGCCAGGCCACGAACTATGGCTACGACGCCTGGGACAACCTGCTGGCCCTGACCGACGCCAAAGGGCAGGTCACCCGCTTCACCCACGACGACGCCGGACGCACCGTGTCCGAGACCCGGCCTCTGGGCGGAACCACGCGCTATACCTACAACGCCACCACCGGGCTGCTGGCCGAGAAGCTGGACGCCCGGGGCGTGAAGACGGCCTACGCCTACGACCTGCTGGGCCGCGTGGTGGGCGTGGACGCTTATGCCGGCGGGCGGACAGAGCCCGGCCGCAGGGTGCGCCTTGCCTACGACCAGATGGGACGGCTGGTGTTCCATACCGATGGTCAAACCGCCGGAGCCTTCACTTACGACGCTCTGGGCCGCAAGCTCACGGAAACCGTGGACTACGGCTCCTTCAACAGGACGAATACCTACGCCTGGCAGGCCAACGGGCAGCCCGCCGCATTCACCGGTCCCGACGGTCTGGCCCGGACCTATGCTTACGACACGGCCGGACGGCTCACGGCCATGAGCGTGGGTACGGGCATGGTCACTCTGGACGACTTCACCTGGACCGCGCCGGGCACCATGACCCTGCCCGGCGGAACCAGACGCCGCTTCGGGTATGACGGGCTCCTGCGCGTGACCAATATCAATGCCACCAGCCCGGCCGATGCCCTGATTCAGAGTTACAATTACACTTATGATGACGCGGGAAATATCCGGAAAAAGGACACCGAGCACGGGGCCTACGCCTACAGCTATGACAAGCTGGACCGGCTCATCCGCTCCGACAACCCCGTCCTGACGGATGAAGCCTTCACCTATGATCAGGTGGGGAACAGGTTATCCTCGGCGGATGTGTCCGGCGGCTGGCTGTATAACGGGAACAACGAACTGCTCCAGGCCGGGAACAGGGCGGAATATAAATACGACGCCGCCGGGAATCTGGTGGAAAAGAAAACGCCAGAAAGAACACTGCTCTTTGAATACGATCTGGATAATCATCTCTCACGTGTTGCGGACGGCAACAACGCCACAGTTGCGTCCTATGGATACGACTTCCTGCGCCGCAGAATCTGGAAAGATGTGCGCGGAGTGAAAACCTTCTATCACTATTCCGACAGCGGCCTTGTGGCCGAGATGGATGCATCAGGAAATGTGCGGAAGAGCTATGGCTATAGGCCGGACTCGCCTTGGGGAACTGACCCGCTCTTTGTCAGAGAAAATGGCAAAAACTACTGGTTCTTAAATGACCATCTGGGAACGCCTCAGCAAATTGTGGCTGAAAACGGCGGCGTGGTTTGGAAGGCGCAGTACCAAGTGTTTGGAAAGGCGGAAATAGATGGCAGCTCCACACTCACCAATAATTTACGCTTCCCTGGACAGTATTATGATGAAGAAACCTGCCTGCACTATAACTGGAACAGGTATTATGATCCGGAAAGCGGGAGATATAGCCAGACTGATCCGATTGGGTTTGAGGGTGGGGATATAAATTTATATGGATATTGCTTGCAAAATAGTAATATATTTATGGACCCAGAAGGAAATTACATAGTTGCTATTCCCATAGCTGTCCCAATCGCTATAAAAGTTTTAACAAAAGCTGCTATATTTACAGTCAAAGTTATTGGAACCATTATTGTAGCAAAGACAATATCTGATTCTCTGGATAAAGAATGTGATGATGATCTATGTGAAGAACTAAATAGAATAGTACAACTTGCTAAAAAAGATTTGCATAGATTTGGAAAAGGAAATGCTGCATGTAAGATAGGAATGTCTCTAGAAGAGTTACGTTCTAGGAGAGATGCCTGGCTAAACCTTGCAATTGCAAGAGCGCAAAGAGATGCTCGTTGTTGGGAAGGAGGAGACTATGGACACCAACAAGCTCAAGCAGATGCATGGAATCATGTTGGAAAATGCCAAGCATTAATGGAAGGGAGATAA
- a CDS encoding IS5 family transposase (programmed frameshift), which produces MSQLFYLSAEQLERIKLFFPLSHGIPRVDDLKVISGIIYVIKHGLQWKDAPREYGPYKTLYNRFLRWSRMGVFNNIFTELAKTAGQDGQVMIDATHLKAHRTAASLLKKGLFSRCIGRTKGGLNSKLHAVCDGHGRPLAMTLTEGQVSDYKGAALLMDAIDALPEARELLADRGYDADWFRDALRAKGIMPCIPPRRSRKRPCPYDKDLHKQRHMIEIMFGRIKDWRRIAMRYDRCADTFFSALCLAASVIFYLN; this is translated from the exons ATGAGCCAACTTTTCTATCTTTCTGCCGAGCAACTGGAGCGTATCAAGCTTTTCTTTCCACTTTCACACGGTATTCCACGCGTCGATGACCTGAAAGTCATAAGCGGAATCATTTATGTCATCAAACATGGCCTGCAATGGAAAGATGCGCCGCGTGAGTATGGCCCGTATAAAACGCTGTACAATCGTTTTTTGCGCTGGAGCCGGATGGGCGTCTTCAACAATATTTTTACCGAATTGGCAAAAACAGCGGGACAGGATGGCCAGGTGATGATCGATGCAACCCACCTCAAGGCGCATCGAACCGCCGCCAGTTTGCTCAAAAAAGGGCTCT TTTCCCGCTGCATCGGACGCACAAAGGGCGGTCTGAACTCCAAACTCCATGCTGTTTGCGACGGCCACGGCAGGCCCCTGGCCATGACGCTCACAGAAGGCCAGGTGAGCGACTACAAAGGAGCCGCCCTGCTTATGGACGCCATAGATGCTTTGCCCGAGGCCAGGGAGCTGCTGGCGGACCGTGGTTATGACGCCGACTGGTTTCGCGATGCCCTGCGCGCCAAAGGTATTATGCCTTGCATCCCGCCCAGAAGGAGCCGGAAGAGACCCTGCCCGTACGATAAAGATCTGCATAAACAGCGGCACATGATCGAGATCATGTTTGGCAGGATCAAGGACTGGCGCAGAATAGCCATGCGTTATGACCGCTGCGCAGATACTTTCTTTTCAGCTCTGTGCCTCGCGGCTTCCGTCATTTTCTATCTCAATTAA